A DNA window from Daucus carota subsp. sativus chromosome 3, DH1 v3.0, whole genome shotgun sequence contains the following coding sequences:
- the LOC135151320 gene encoding uncharacterized protein LOC135151320 codes for MPTESGSSKVNVVTVGQKRKSVAKKVNTKPKTDKGKAKKSKANKPCWSCGQIGHWSKDCPVKKAKKAEVVAQANTVLGTTDGPVLNMVVGEAVASETNDGLMG; via the exons ATGCCAACTGAATCTGGTAGCTCGAAGGTCAATGTAGTGACTGTGGGACAGAAAAGAAAGTCTGTCGCTAAGAAGGTGAACACTAAGCCCAAAACTGACAAGGGCAAGGCTAAGAAATCAAAGGCCAACAAACCATGTTGGTCTTGTGGACAGATTGGTCATTGGAGTAAGGACTGTCCTGtaaagaaagcaaagaaagctGAGGTGGTAGCACAAGCAAATACTGTGCTTGGAACCACTGATGGGCCTGTGCTTaacatggttgttggtgagGCTGTTGCTTCTGAAACCAATGACGG GCTCATGGGATGA